The genomic interval ATATCATCAAGGTTGGTTATTTAATAAGTAGGTGGGTATAGGAAGGTGGGCAAAGGTGATGTAATATCATCAACAAAGGAGgttatttttaagatataatattaattaataaaacctATTTTTGCTTAAATTTTTGGGATAAACGGTGATTTTACATAGTATTAAATCAAAGATCTTAAGTTCAAACCTTGTTTTGCTTTATATGTTTAGTCAATCTAACATATACAGTGTCGTCTTCAAGCTTACAATCCTAATATGGGCAGGGggacaaaagaaaattaaaattacctcGAGACCTCTAATTGCAAAATTGcaattattttgtgaatatggTTGACCAAGGTTTCCTCGTTAATGGTTTGGTCAAGGAGCTTATCACCAATCTTTGTTTAATAATTCATAGTTGTTCACGTTGAAGGGCCTGGCTACCATCATTGCGTGCATAAGTTCATCTCCTTAATTGTTCTTCAGTCAATGTAGAGTCACTTTCAAACATTGGTTTCATTTCATCATAAAGAAGATTTGATAAAcatgttgaagaagaagatgcaagGATTAGGAACATGAACTCATTCTCTAAACAAGGATGCTTACAAGATCTGAAAAACACAAAACTGAGAAAAAAGAGTGATAAAGATTACACTGACGAGGAAAATTGAGTTTGGAGAAATCTTTTCATTGGATATAAGCGAAGTGAAACACAATTAAGACATACTTATAccagaagaaaattttttcacatcagctactattcattatcccacaccccacaccctatgaaaaaagaaaagaaaaaaatgaagaaaaagttgtAGGTGTCGGGTGTGGGAGTGAATAGTGGTTGATTAGTAGAATTCCACAATTAGAGATTAGTAATATTTCATATCatggtaaaaataattttgatattaattCAATCTCTATTTTGgtatcttctttctttctttatctgGATTTGTTCAATGGCTCCAGTCACGATAGTagccctttatttttttattgttctacACCATAATGCCACCAATTCAAGAACCTTCAAATAccaaaaattaacttaaaatgacaaaaaaagagagacaCGTATTAATGTAGGCCAGAATACATTTTAATTAGCATTAATTAAGACTAAGtgaataatctatatatttgcTGTCTGCTGAATGACGATCAGGCTCTATTCATGACTTGGATGATGATTTTATCCATGACGTAGGAAGATGTCTTCTTTTTCTGCAAGAAATTAAGTTGACAAGCAATTGGAGGGAGGTGACTTTATACAAATAACCTTCCATGGCGTTGGACCATAATATCCAAGAGATCAAAGCAAAGAGACACtagagaaacagagagatgGCAGAGGAAAACAAAGTGATTCTGCATGGATTCTGGGCTAGTCCTTTTGCCAAGAGGGTGGAACTGGCCCTTAAAATTAAAGGTATACCCTACGACTATGTGGAAGAAGATTTGATGAACAAAAGCTCACTTCTGCTCGAATACAATCCAGTTTACAAGAAAGTTCCTGTACTTGTTCATAATGGAAAACCCATTGCAGAGTCGATTGTCATCCTTGAATACATTGATGAAACCTGGAAAAAAGGTCCTTCACTTCTGCCTAAAGATCCCTATAAAAGAGCCCAAGTTCGCTTCTGGGCTAGCTTTATCGAGCAGCAGGTATTTAAGAGAAAATGTTGTATAATGATTGCTCATTACTTTGTGAACATGGGTGTTTTTTACAATGAATTTTGCATTTCAGTTTCTGTCAAGAGTTTTCCTCTCCCAAATTTATTAAGCATGTGATAAgcacatgtttttttaaatgtgtaacttaaaaaactgaaatttgtctcttcattaaaaataaaaagagaaacgCTTGGGAACATACAACTTGGTGCAGAACACATGATAATAAACGATCTCAGGCCAATTTAAGAAAAGAACAAAGCCTTCAGGCTATTAATTACaggatttaatttattattaacgCTTGTAAGTTGtgccatatatgcatgcagttGCTTCAGAGGGTGATCTTAGTGGTAAAATCCGATGGAGAAGCACAGGAAAAAGCCATCGAGGAACTGTTTGAGAAATTAAAGCTATTGGAAGAGAGAATTATGAACATCTTTCCAGAGGGCACTGCATCCATTAACCAAGAGAATATGAGACTTCTGGATATTGTACTTTTAACCTGTTTTGGCTCCTATAAGGTTCAGGAAGAAGTCCTGGGGTTCAAGCTTATGGACCCAGAGAAGACTCCACTGGTATTTTCATGGCTGACAACCCTACTTGAGATACCTGTAGTGAAAGAGGCAATCCCCTCTCATGAAGAGATTATGctagttataaaatatgtcaGACAGAATGCCCTTAATCCTACTGCAGTTTGACCttataaattgattttgattCTCAGCTTCTGTTGCAGCAATAACCTGGGTACGGACGTAGGTTGTATTTTCATATTATCTTTATTGTAATAAGGCCTGTGGCCAGTTCTGTGTAATAGATTATGGTTCAATATCAACAGCAATTGCTAGCTAGTTTACAATGTTCCATCCCCTTGTAACATGACACTATATACAAGGATAaccaaaaggaaaggaaaagactCATCAAAGTTTAACAAGGAGACTTCATACATGTATAGAATGGATCGGTCTTGAACCAATCCATTCATTCTATATATGCAATTTGCAATGAAAGAGAGGGATAGAGACTAGGCTAGGGTTGGATCCAACATTCAACCTGGTCTCTGGTCTCGCCATCCATTTTCTCATGCAATCATGATAATTAACCATGCTTATCATGTTCTCATCATGGCATGATCAGTTTCTAAAACAAGTCTATCtcctttttatgaaaaataaaattctagtaatactatttttagttcttttttatttttgttatttgttttacaAATTCTGAATCTCCTTAATTTAGAAAAagccttttcctttcttcagTTTTTCATAAAGAGTGATGTTGATATCTTGTTTCGAATCCTGGGCAACTCAACAGTTAATCTCAAAAACCTGTAAGATCCACTAAGATGAGGGCTCGGGATGGTGGGGGACACCTCCGATGCCTAAATCAGAATAATCTTTTTGTGAGGAGTGCGCTAGGAGAAAAAGTGTTCATATCACTTTACCTGAGCCCAAGACGTGCTTATATACCTGGTCGTGGTGGTACACACTCACAGCTAGCAGGTCATGCAAGGGCATATTGAGCACTGTACTAGTGGTAGGGTCCTCCTCTGTCATGTAAGCCATCACATTGTCGTATTGTACGTGGGTCACTTTATCTTTCTTTGTTTGTCCCTTTTTGCAAGTGAGAGGGATGTGCGCACACTGTCGTGGTTACAGGAGTGAGTGGACTTCCAGCTTTGACCTTGCGTGTTGGTTCCTCTGGCCATTTAATGCGGGGTGCCCTTTGTTCAGTAGTGTGGGTTGTGGCTCGGGCAGGTGATGTGATTAGTCACCATATTTGACTTTGGGTCTTCTCGGGCCCGTTCTGACCCTCATTCCTTCGTTGCTTCTGCACTGGGACTATCCATTGGGCGGCTTGGGCCCTGAGGGGTACAAACACCATGCGGCCCAAGGAGGGAAATAAACTCGCCTCTCAGTACCCCGCGAACTCCCATCGTGCACGTGCGATGAGAACTCAAAGTTGTTTTTCATGGTCGACGCAACTCGCTTGCCTGTTACTGGTTACGCCCACAACTTATTGTTGCCACGCATGAGCAGGGGGTTTGTCTTCTacttgggtatggattggcccGTGTCCTCCACTCGTGCAATTCTTTATCTTCTGTGCCTAGGGCGTGCACAACAGTTTATCTCCCCCATCATTACGCACAGCAAGGATCTCAGGATTTGCTCCTAACGTTTCCCCTTTTGCAACGCTTGTCACTTCCCTGGGTTGGGAAGCCCAAGCGATGCATGCCTCTATCTAAACCCAATCCCCTTGTCGTCGTCACTTCCGCCACTATTTCTTCTCTGTGTGCTTCTTCCTTGTGTGCTTCTTCCTTGTGTGCTTTTGCTCTCCCTGACCTCCTCCTTGAGTTCCGTCCTTCTTCACCGTTAGCCGTCTTTAGCATCGGTCTTTTACTCACCTTAGATGGCTCCCAAGAACTCCCCCCACCCTGGCATACCAAGAAGGGCCACTTTGTGCGTCCCTAGGGGACCTCTGGTGACCCTAAAGGTGCGGTGTGACCTACGGCCGGAGAGAAGTCGTTCTTTAAGGGTTAGAGTTGGGAGTTAATGGCCTCTCCCGCTGACCTTTGCGCACTAAGGGGTATGTTTGACATTCTCGATTCGATAGTTTTGGAGGTCCCAGGCCGCCGTGCTGCGACTATCGACGCCGATAATTTAGTGACAAAGGTGACTTTTTTCCCCTTGATGTTTGTGAACGAGCTACGACTGCCATTCTATCGCCCCATTCGTGATGTTTTGGACTACCTCTGCTTGGTTCCTGCCCAACTTCACCTAAATGCCTAGTAGCTTCTGGTCTCGAGTTGCATGATTTATCGCATGGTGCTCGATGCCGGGGCTGAGGAGTATCTAACCTCACTGCTAGGGATTCCTCTCTGTTTATAGGGTATTGTGCCTCAAAGGTAATTTGTCCAACTTCTAGGAGTGTGGCTGGAAGCGGATCGCGGGCCTGGAGAATTGCTATTCCCACATCAAGGACTGGACCAAGCGCTTTTTCTTTGTGTCGAGCTCAGGCTAGGAGTATCCTGAGGGGGAAGCCGTTCACCAGAAATTCCCAATTCGGGTCGTTTGGGTGGGTGTCCCGGACGATAAGACAATATCCATCGCTTTGAGCGAGAGAAGGCTAGGTTGACGACCGTCCTAGCCTGGGTTAAGGATCATTCTGATGACTCTATGACAGGCATAGTCTTGACCGACGTCAACATTTCCCGCCGTCTTTCTGTGCTAGACCGATCCTATGTTTTGGGCCAGCATTTTTTGAGGGAGTCTCCTGCTTCCTAGGGACACAAGAGACCTTCTAGTCCCTCTAAAGCTGGTGGCGGGGGGAGGAGGCTACGTGTCCCCCGTGATATTGCTGGGGGGTCTTCGAGTGCCCAGAGGGAGGCTTCTCGGCAAAAGATCCCAGTCCCACGCTCGAAGGCGTCAAGTAGTGGGATCGCAATGGGCTCTTCCTCTGGCCTAGTTATGGCCCAATCTATTCCCATCCTGCCGATCGTTCAAGTTTCGGCAGCTCAAGCAATCACCCCAGTTCCTACCTCACTAACTTTTTACGGGGAGGAGACATACGACGATGAGGCTGGCCTTTAGATGGCTTTCTTTGATGCCTTCCTCAACCTTGCCTCGAGAGGGGCTCTTGGCCAGGATGCCATTTGGAGACGTTGCCATGCCATCCTGATTGGTTCCTTCCGAGTTTCAAGCCGATGTCCGTGTCATCACAACTTCCACCACGACAATTGGGAGCCTCGTCCATAACAAAGACAAGCCAAGTCATCCACTTTTGGTGGAGCTCAGCAATGACCGGGTTTCCATTCCTTCCTTGCCCTTCAGCCAAGCCTCCGAGCCTGAGATTGCCTCATTCCTCACTCTAGAGGAGATCACACTCGAGGCCTCCCATATTGGCAAAGCTGGGGCCTCGGGTGGGGGAGAACGTCATGCCCTAGCTGGAGATGGTGCATGACTCCCCCGTCATGCAGGAAAACCTCGGTGAGACTTGCAATCCGAGAGTGGGGGGGCCTAGCGGGTCGTCGGGACCTCCCTCTACAAAGAGAACAACTCCCGAGGTTGGGAGCATCAACCGGAGGGCGAGGAACCTAGAGGTGGATGTTGTGACGGATGTGCCCCTGAGGGCATTCGAGGAGGTGTCAAAGCCCAGACTTGCTTCGGGTGGAGGGCAAGCCGTCGTGGGCGTTTCTAGTGGTGTCAGCCCTTCCAGGGTGTCCCCTCTGTGGGTACTAGACCCTTCCTGGCAATTGGGTGGGGTCAGGTTGTCTATGTCTTCTGGTGGTGGTCATCCTTGGGAAATGAGTCTCAGTTTTGATGCCGCACGAGTTGAGGCCATTGACCGGGATGCCAAGAAACTGAGAGGACTGTTCTTACAGGTATTTGCATGTATCTAGCCCAATTTTCCTTGGTTTTCTTTCCTTgttttgattttcaaattttgtgtgTTTCCTAGGGAGCCAATTAGTTGGCCGCCCAGCTCGTGGAGGAGAGAGGAGAGCTCGCGAAAGAAGTTTGCATACGCAAATATCTCGTCCTCCTTGCTCGCTTGGAGGCCCTGTAAGGCAAGATAAGAGATGGAGGAGGCAACCTACGAAATAGACGCAGTGGTGGAGGATATGGTTGAGCTGCAGGCCAGCCGTAAGCATTAGAAGTACAAGGTGGCTAAACTTCGCTAGGATGTGGCCTTCCTCACTGACGACCTGGCCAAGTCACAGGACGAGGCGGGACATTCCTGCCTAGAGGCCAAGCTCTTGAAAGAGGAGAGAGGCTGGTCTCGAAACTTGTTGGATCAACTCGAAGGGGAGGGAGGCCATAAGGAAATGTGCAACCTAGATCCAAGCCATAGAGTCTGAGTTGAGTTCAATGCGGAATGCGATCGGATGCTGTGACTTGCAAATCCAACCCAGGAGTCCAGTTGGAAGTTGGCCCGTGCATCTTGGGAAGACACTTCCTCCCAGTTGAAGAAAGTTATGGATGTCCAAGATCTAGCCTAGGGTTATGGCTATAAGGAGGGCCCTGAGAGGCTAAAGGATCAACTGTAGCAGAACCCGAGGATTGACTTGAGGGCCCTTGACCTGGCCTCTCTCGAACCCAATTCATAGGCCTTTTGCTTTGCCAAGACCTTGGGCAAAGACTTGGTGCCTGGTGCCTTTGGCAATCCTCTCCCTCGTTCTTAGTTTGGCTGACTTTtttaattctctctttttttgtttgtttgtaataTTTGTACATTTTTCCTTTGCAAGTAATATGAACCTTGCCagctttttccttctctttttcttttgtgtatTTCTCTTTGCTTTGGCTTTGACTGTCGGTTTGGTTCCTTTGTGGGcattaatcattaacatgagaAAGTGGTGGGTCACGAAGCTTTGGTTTAACTGCCTCGCTGTCGTATGTTAAGGCAAACGACGCTTCTCTCATTGgagttttgaatttcattggGTATGGCCACAGGACTCCTGGAAGTTCCTCGACCCACCTTCCCTTTTGGTTCGTTAGCTTTTTCTTTAGGATTCCCATAAGGTTTTGTTGTTGGTCCCAACTTGTCTCTTGGATTGCAGATGGCTCAGGGAAGAGTATTTGAACTTAATCTTGAGTTTCATACACCATTCTCGGTGGTGGGAGGAGTCAAATTGCCAGCAGTTGTTTGATATGATGCTTTAGGCGATGCTGAAGGAGCATACCATAGATTTCCACAGGAACCTCGTGATGGTTGCAATGGTGATCGTTGTCAAAGCTTCCGTTTCTACCCATTTAGTAAAGTAATCCACCGCAACAACTACAAACTTTACTCCCCCCTTTGCTTGGAGGAAGTGGCCTGACCAGATCCAACCCCCACTGCGCGAATGGCCACGGGGAGATGATTGATGTAAGCTCTTCTGGCGGACAATGTGGGACCGACGCATGAGTCTAGCACTTTGAGCATCTTCTTAAAAAATCCTTGGCGTCTCTGTGGGCATGGGGCCAATAGTACCCAACCCTCATTACCTTCGCGGCTTGCGCTTTGCCTCTAGAGTGGTTATTGTAGATCCCCTTGTGTACCTCAGCCAGTATGTATTGGGCCTCATCCTACAAGAAACATCTCAATAGTGTTTCTAAGAAGCCTTTTTTGTACAGGACTCCGTTTATCACCGTGAATCTTGCTGCCCTGTTCTTGACTTTCCGTGTTTCCCCCTTATCACTTAGAAACTCGTTGGTGAAGTATTTCATTATATCCAATGCCCACTCTCGTCTTTCAGGGTTGATGACCGAGACTTCTATTTCTATGGCCAGGAAGTCCACTATTTGAGTTACCATTTTTTTTGGTAGGAGCGAGTCTTCTTGTCCCGAAGATGTTGGTGCCAACTTGTCTACCTCCTGGTTCTCTTTTCTTGGTATCTGTTGAATGTGGAAATAGCAAAAAAATCGTGCTCCTCTCCCACCAACTAAAGGTACTTCTTCAGCTTTTCACCTTTTTGTAGTGAACTCACCCCACACTTGGCTGATGACTATTTGGGAGTCTGCCCTAACTTCCACTTCCGTTGCTCCCAATGCTCTGGCCGTCGCCAGTCTACCTAGCAGAGTTTCGTACTCAGCTTCATTGTTGCTCGCCTTAAAGGCGAGCTTGGTCGCATAATTGTGTTCTTTGCCAGCTCCCATGACGATGTGCACCAGCACACCCCTGCCAGTCCGGCAGGATGAGCCATCTATGTAGACCTCCCAGGGCTTTCCTTTGGGTGCTATTGGTACTTCTTTTGAGAAGCTGGTGAACTTGGCCACGAAGTTTGTCAACACCTGTCCTTTTTTCGCAATGCGAGGGAGATATTCAATGTTGAACTCGCTCAGTTTGAAGGCCAAGTTCAGTAGGCATCCCGAGGTGTTTGGTCTCTGCAAGACCATCTTGAGGGGGGTGTCTGTGAGTACCTTCATGGGGTGAGCTTGGAAATAGTGAACGCGTGACTAGTGTAGTAAACAGGCTACTATTGGCCTTCTTTTTCACGAACTAGGATTGCTGACATAGCATGCAGTGACACCGACACCTCGTTGATGTTCCGAGGAGGAGGCATGTTCATTATCGTTGCAACTTTTCCAGGTTGGCTTCAATTCTCCGCTCGGAGACCATAAAGCATAGGAAATTTCCTTAGTCCACTCCAAAAGCACATTTCGATGGATTGAGCTTCATCTTGTACCATTGGAGGATCGCGAAAACCTCTTGCAAATCAGCCAAGTGTTGCACAAGCTTTTTCCTCTTGACTAGCAAGTCGTCCACATATACCTCCATGTTGCGGCCTATTTATTTTTGAACATCCGGCTGACCAATCGTTGGTAAGTTGCCCCCACATTTTTCGGGTCGAAGGGCATAACTCAATAACAATATAGTCCCAGGTTGGTGATAAACACTGTCTTTTCTTCATCGTCTTGACTCATTTAGATTTGGTTGTACCTCAAGTAGGTGCCCATGAAGCTGAGCAATCGATGGCTCGTGATGGAATCAACAATTAAATCAATGTGGGGTAGGGAAAGCTATCCTTTAGGTAGGCCTTGTTCAAGTCGATGAAGTTGACACACATTCTCCACTTGCAATTTGGTTTCTTTACCAACACGAAGTTGGACAACCACTTGGGGCAGTGTGCTTCCCTAATAAACCCCGCCGCCAAGAGGTGATAAACTTCCTCGGCTATGGCAGCATACTTCTGTACACTGAAACTCCTACGCTTCTGTAGGAGCTTTTTGGCCTTATGGTCCACACACAGGTGGTGCTCAATGACAACGTTGTCGATCCTAGGTATCTCCTCATGGTTCCAGGCGAACACGTCTCGGTGTTCAACCTGGAGTTGATGCATAGATTGTCTCATCTCGGGTCACATTCTAGTCCCTATTTGTACTGTGTTCTCCGGCCTCACAGAATCCATGGGAACTAACTCCAAGGGTTCATTTGGTTTTGCTTGCTTAAGGGTTTGCTCATCTCGAACTTCTTCATCTTGGTTGTCCAGACTGGGTAGCGGTGGAGGCCTCGCGGCGCCAGTCATTTCCACAAGCGTTCGCACCTCCTGCCCCCCACCTCTCAGTTCCTGGGCATAGAACTCCTGAGCAAGTACTTTCTCACCCTTAACTTCACTTACTCCAAACCGGGTGGGCAagttcatcattaaatgataagtCGATGTGATCGCCTTCAGGTTGTTCAACGTGGACCATCGACGGAGCCTTCACCACCAACAAGTCTGTCATGGTTATGGAGGTTTTGGGCACATTCTCAACCAAAATTGACAAGGTGATTGCACCAATCGGTTGGACTATATCCCAGGAGAATCCTTTGAGTGGCATTGGGCCACCACCCGCATATCCTCCTACTATGGTACAAATTTTGCCCAGGGCACTTCGTGGTCGGGAAGGGGCTAGACATGGTGTGTTTTGAGGCACCTCTCTCTCGGTTCTACGCCTTTTGGGACATCACTTCGTCGCTGCCTCGAGCATTCGTTTCCCTGGTACATGGGACGTCGGTCCCTTGTGGGGTGTTGGGCCAGTAAATGTTCCGGTTCCTCCACCCTTTGTTTCAAGGTGTAGCAGTCTTCAATTTGGTGCCTGTCAGTCTTGTGGTACGTGTAGTACCGTTGGTCTCTTGACCCTCCTGAGCGGTTTCTCTCAGGACAAGTGCATGTTCCTCCGACATGGCTAGGCTAGTGTGCGTGCATTTCTTGCCATACGCCAGGGCCAACCCGTTGCCTCCTTGCCTGGCATCTTGTGAGTCAATCTCAATCCTTTTATGGGCCTTCCCTTTTGCCAACCTGTTGTCCTTCTTGTCGGCTTGCTCTAGCTCAGTTTTTTTGGGGTCCATCAGGGCCAACAGTGTGTCTTCCGTGTTGATGAAGCTTTTCTGCGCATTTCATGAACTCCTGCTGCATCGTGGGGGTCTTTTGCGCCAACTCTTCCATGAATAGATTTCTCGGCCAAATGCCTCCTAGTAAGGCAGCCAGGGTGATTTTCTTGTCCTGATAATTCGTCGTCATCCGTTCTCTGTTGAATTGGGACATGTATGCTTTTGGACTCTCATCGTCGTCACGATGCTTAATAGTCAAGAGATACGCTGCTGATTGTCTCTGCTCTCCATAAATTGTGTCAGGAATAGGCGTGCCAACTCTTTGAACTTGTCGATGGATCTTGAGGGTATTGACCCGAACCACCCCCTCGCTGCACCTTTCAACGGCAGGGGAAAAGCTTGGCACATGATCTCGCCCAGGAACCCATGAAGAGTCatatgtaggggtgtaaccggtctggttttggacaaaatttagaacTGAATCGGTATGTACTGGTTTTGCATTTTCGAAAATCAATTACATACctattaccctcctaaaccagtacCTCTGGTTTTATCAGTTCCAATccagttttaataaaatgcaaatttactataaaaatccgtttataaacaaaattgttttattaaaaatctgttactatttacaaaaatttactttataaaaaaaatctgttatgtaaaaaaaaatatgctataaaacaaataaaaaaattgctataaaatgttattagtatatatatatatatatattttatgtttaaagcatacgatcaaataaattttcatatttaagattaaaattttatgttataaattataataacattattttatatataattataatttatataattatatataatatataaataaattttatataatataaaaatattatatataatattaaaaaaattaatttaaaatatataatatagtgaaccggtccggtccagtcctaAAAAGCATAGAACCGAAACCGGACCTCTACCGACCAGTTTTGGAATTAGGGGAACGGGTCCCGAACCGGTTTCGCCGGTCCGGTCCCGTTTTCCAGTTAATTTTTACACTCTTAGTCATATCGGTTTTAAACGTCTCCAAATGCTCAAGTGGATCCTTAGACTCATCATATATCTCCTTCTGATGGACTTTAAACTTGGGCAGGAGTGGTGTTGTCATGATTTATGCACTGTATGGTAAGTTGGTGCTAGTGAGCAATTGGTCTACTGAGGATGATGTGCCCTTATTCTTGGCCATTTCCACATACTTGTCCATGAGCTCCCGCAACTCATGGTGCATCTGCCTTCTTTTCTCTTCTGCTGTGTCTACCTTCGTAATGCTTCGCGACCAGACGTGTTCTTTTTGGCTTGGTCATACGTCCTCTATAAACTCGCCATTCGCTCTCCATAGAACTTCTTTTTCCTGCTGGAGGCTTTGTACCTCCATGGTCAGCTTCTTTATCATGTCCTCCATCTCGACTAGCCTTGCCTCCATGTTCCTAGACGATTCTTTATGTTTGCTCGTGGTTTGTGAACGCGTTGTTACCGGCATACGAATGACACGTTATTCGTAGATCCTACAGATGATGCTACTATTGATGTCGTGTTGTGTATCCTGGGCAACTTAGAAGTTTCTCTCGAAGACCTGCAAGATCC from Juglans regia cultivar Chandler chromosome 2, Walnut 2.0, whole genome shotgun sequence carries:
- the LOC108995436 gene encoding glutathione S-transferase U9-like, whose amino-acid sequence is MAEENKVILHGFWASPFAKRVELALKIKGIPYDYVEEDLMNKSSLLLEYNPVYKKVPVLVHNGKPIAESIVILEYIDETWKKGPSLLPKDPYKRAQVRFWASFIEQQLLQRVILVVKSDGEAQEKAIEELFEKLKLLEERIMNIFPEGTASINQENMRLLDIVLLTCFGSYKVQEEVLGFKLMDPEKTPLVFSWLTTLLEIPVVKEAIPSHEEIMLVIKYVRQNALNPTAV